From Actinomyces slackii, a single genomic window includes:
- the coaD gene encoding pantetheine-phosphate adenylyltransferase: MSLAVYPGSFDPLTLGHVDIAGRAAALFDRVVIAIAHNADKTGRYLLEAPTRAELARQATADIPGVEVDLVPGLLADYCRARGATAIVKGLRHGSDLDAEVPMALLNRDLGAPETVFLPASPAHGHISSSLVKDVARHGGDVHGLVPDAVARALAAALPAGRDSQ; this comes from the coding sequence ATGAGCCTCGCCGTCTACCCTGGGAGCTTCGACCCCCTGACCCTGGGGCATGTCGATATCGCCGGGCGCGCGGCAGCGCTGTTCGACCGGGTGGTGATCGCCATCGCCCACAACGCGGACAAGACCGGGCGCTACCTGCTGGAGGCCCCCACTCGCGCCGAGCTGGCCCGCCAGGCCACGGCCGATATCCCGGGCGTCGAGGTGGACCTGGTGCCCGGGCTGCTGGCCGACTACTGCCGCGCACGCGGCGCCACCGCCATCGTCAAGGGCCTGCGCCACGGCAGCGACCTGGATGCCGAGGTGCCCATGGCCCTGCTCAACCGGGACCTGGGCGCCCCCGAGACCGTGTTCCTGCCGGCCTCCCCGGCCCACGGCCACATATCCTCCTCCCTGGTCAAGGATGTCGCCCGGCATGGGGGCGATGTCCACGGCCTGGTGCCCGACGCCGTCGCCCGGGCCCTGGCCGCAGCCCTGCCTGCCGGCCGGGATTCCCAGTAG
- a CDS encoding ATP synthase subunit B family protein, producing MTTSRDAGDDLLRILDQLGELVAQARSMPMSSSVIVNRESVLDLIDRARRSVPMAVRRAEEIVADADAVLAQGREESERLIEHAHQEAERLVAGENVVRMANDRADAIIKSAEDKAASLRHGADEYSDRALAGLESEVAKIAEQVRAGREVLATRLDTWQADSGQAAVGEVQEPVRRRSNWSVDPGALR from the coding sequence GTGACGACCAGCCGCGATGCCGGAGACGACCTGCTGCGCATCCTCGACCAGCTCGGCGAGCTCGTCGCCCAGGCGCGCTCGATGCCCATGAGCTCCTCGGTCATCGTCAACCGGGAGTCGGTCCTCGACCTCATCGATCGAGCCCGGCGCTCGGTGCCCATGGCCGTGCGCCGGGCCGAGGAGATCGTCGCCGACGCCGACGCGGTCCTGGCCCAGGGCCGTGAGGAGTCCGAGCGGCTCATCGAGCACGCCCACCAGGAGGCCGAGAGGCTCGTGGCCGGGGAGAACGTGGTGCGCATGGCCAATGACCGGGCCGATGCCATCATCAAATCAGCCGAGGACAAGGCCGCCTCCCTGCGCCACGGCGCCGATGAGTACTCCGACCGCGCCCTGGCCGGCCTGGAGTCGGAGGTCGCCAAGATCGCCGAGCAGGTGCGCGCGGGCCGCGAGGTCTTGGCCACCCGCCTGGACACCTGGCAGGCGGACTCCGGCCAGGCCGCCGTCGGCGAGGTCCAGGAGCCGGTGCGGCGCCGCTCCAACTGGTCCGTGGACCCCGGCGCGCTGCGCTGA
- a CDS encoding YceD family protein, with protein sequence MPGLVIDIADLPRATGSVKTLEITAPAPADLGAGVIGVPEGSDLGIAVTLTSMDDGVLAQASADLHIHGECVRCLRDLDEDRTVRIDELYFLPEAVKAQQDEGDEEAEELYVLGETTLDLEPALRDALVPTLPFRPLCRPDCPGLCSQCGERMEDLEEGHHHEDLDPRWSALAALASPDPDDEEA encoded by the coding sequence ATGCCCGGACTCGTCATTGACATCGCCGACCTGCCCCGGGCCACCGGCTCGGTCAAGACCCTGGAGATCACCGCCCCGGCCCCGGCTGACCTGGGCGCCGGGGTGATCGGCGTCCCCGAGGGCAGCGATCTGGGCATCGCGGTGACCCTGACCTCCATGGACGACGGCGTTCTGGCCCAGGCCAGCGCTGACCTGCACATCCATGGTGAGTGCGTGCGATGCCTGCGCGATCTGGATGAGGATCGCACGGTGCGCATCGATGAGCTCTACTTCCTGCCCGAGGCCGTCAAGGCCCAGCAGGACGAGGGCGATGAGGAGGCGGAGGAGCTGTATGTCCTGGGTGAGACCACCCTGGACCTGGAGCCCGCCCTGCGCGACGCCCTGGTCCCCACACTGCCATTCCGCCCCCTGTGCCGTCCCGACTGCCCGGGCCTGTGCTCCCAGTGCGGTGAGCGCATGGAGGACCTGGAGGAGGGCCACCACCATGAGGACCTCGACCCCCGGTGGTCGGCGCTGGCGGCCCTGGCCTCCCCGGACCCGGATGATGAGGAGGCCTGA
- the rnc gene encoding ribonuclease III — protein MAKRRSAPPARADVEALVYRWGPGIEPELLDLALTHRSWAHENGGLPTNERLEFLGDSVLGIIVTEHLYRTHPEVPEGQLAKMRAATVSEQALAAAGRDLGLGEFIKLGKGEALSGGRDKDSILSDTVEALIGATYLTHGLETTRTVVIRLVSRFLESARTRGAGLDWKTSLQELTAAHRLGSPSYEVSGEGPDHDRVFTARALIGGQEKGRGSGTSKKVAEHAAAEAAYAAILAAHGDGGLDLPGVNEALRADLEAHRLAGQGEAGAAADA, from the coding sequence ATGGCCAAGCGCCGTAGCGCACCGCCGGCACGCGCCGACGTCGAGGCCCTGGTCTACCGGTGGGGGCCCGGCATCGAGCCTGAGCTGCTGGACCTGGCCCTGACCCACCGGTCCTGGGCCCACGAGAATGGGGGGCTGCCCACCAATGAGCGCCTGGAGTTCCTGGGGGACTCGGTGCTGGGCATCATCGTCACCGAGCACCTCTACCGCACCCATCCCGAGGTGCCCGAGGGCCAGCTCGCCAAGATGCGCGCCGCCACGGTCTCCGAGCAGGCCCTGGCCGCGGCGGGCCGGGACCTGGGCCTGGGGGAGTTCATCAAGCTCGGCAAGGGCGAGGCCCTGTCAGGGGGGCGGGACAAGGACTCGATCCTCTCCGACACCGTCGAGGCCCTCATCGGGGCCACGTATCTCACGCACGGCCTGGAGACCACGCGCACCGTGGTCATCCGCCTGGTCTCCCGGTTCCTGGAGTCGGCCCGCACCCGGGGGGCGGGCCTGGACTGGAAGACGAGCCTGCAGGAGCTGACCGCCGCCCACCGCCTGGGCAGCCCGTCCTACGAGGTGAGCGGCGAGGGCCCCGACCATGACCGGGTCTTCACCGCCCGCGCCCTCATCGGCGGGCAGGAGAAGGGCCGGGGGAGCGGCACCTCCAAGAAGGTCGCCGAGCATGCGGCCGCCGAGGCCGCCTATGCAGCCATCCTGGCCGCTCACGGTGATGGCGGGCTCGACCTGCCCGGGGTCAATGAGGCTCTGCGAGCCGACCTTGAGGCGCATCGTCTGGCCGGGCAGGGCGAGGCGGGCGCGGCCGCCGATGCCTGA
- the mutM gene encoding bifunctional DNA-formamidopyrimidine glycosylase/DNA-(apurinic or apyrimidinic site) lyase, with translation MPELPEVESVRAGLARHVVGRTVAGVEVLDARPLRRQVGGAQAFTRELEGRAITAAVRRGKFLWLALDDGRALSAHLGMSGQLLVRGTSAGPGSDAPDDRSASGPVADGESFLGDPAAARVDLTATRAPSLVRDLSAHPRHLRVRLHLSARPGDPGTGAALDLVDQRMLGGLHVVDLAPTADGAPGGQGSQAPLLPADATHIARDLLDPFLDRGAAVARMRASRRGVKTLLMDQGIVSGVGNIYADEGLWRARLHGLRPGRALGPRVALGLLEATAQVMEQALAVGGTSFDALYVDAEGAAGFFARQLQAYGRAGQECRRCGAVMRGEIIAGRSHAFCPRCQTRPRGGTSVQVASRRSGR, from the coding sequence ATGCCTGAGCTGCCGGAGGTCGAGTCCGTTCGCGCCGGGCTGGCCAGGCATGTGGTGGGGCGGACTGTTGCGGGGGTGGAGGTTCTTGACGCCCGGCCGCTGCGCCGGCAGGTCGGCGGGGCGCAGGCCTTCACCCGGGAGCTGGAGGGCCGCGCCATCACCGCGGCCGTGCGCCGGGGCAAGTTCCTGTGGCTGGCCTTGGACGACGGCAGGGCGCTGAGCGCCCACCTGGGCATGAGCGGCCAGCTCCTCGTGCGCGGCACCTCGGCCGGGCCCGGGTCCGATGCGCCTGATGACCGGAGCGCTTCGGGCCCGGTGGCTGACGGGGAGTCCTTCCTGGGCGATCCGGCAGCGGCCCGTGTGGATCTGACGGCGACGCGCGCGCCGAGCCTGGTGCGCGACCTGTCGGCGCATCCCCGGCACCTGAGGGTGCGCCTGCATCTGTCCGCCCGTCCCGGGGACCCGGGGACGGGGGCGGCCCTGGACCTGGTGGATCAGCGGATGCTGGGGGGCCTGCATGTGGTGGACCTGGCTCCCACGGCCGACGGCGCCCCTGGCGGCCAGGGGAGCCAGGCGCCGCTCCTGCCGGCGGATGCCACCCATATCGCCCGTGACCTGCTGGATCCGTTCCTGGACAGGGGCGCTGCGGTGGCGCGGATGCGCGCCTCGCGCCGTGGCGTCAAGACCCTTCTCATGGATCAGGGCATCGTCTCGGGGGTGGGGAACATCTACGCCGATGAGGGCCTGTGGCGCGCTCGTCTGCATGGCCTGCGCCCGGGAAGAGCCCTGGGGCCGCGGGTGGCCTTGGGGCTGCTGGAGGCGACGGCGCAGGTCATGGAGCAGGCCCTGGCGGTGGGCGGGACGAGCTTCGACGCGCTGTATGTGGATGCCGAGGGCGCAGCCGGATTCTTCGCCCGCCAGTTGCAGGCCTATGGGCGCGCCGGCCAGGAGTGCAGGCGCTGTGGGGCGGTGATGCGCGGTGAGATCATCGCGGGGCGCTCCCATGCCTTCTGCCCGCGCTGCCAGACCCGTCCGCGAGGCGGCACCTCCGTACAGGTGGCAAGCCGGCGATCAGGTCGGTGA
- a CDS encoding response regulator yields MPNPPSPETVRVMIVDDHEIVRRGIAEIIDRADGLDVVAEAGSRAEATRRAELVRPDVILVDLQLPDGTGIELMRELRDSVPDALPVVLTSFDDDEALAEALDAGARAYLLKTVHGAEISDVVRAVAAGRVLLDERTVTRRRADHDDPTADLTNAERKVLDLIGDGLSNREIGERLGVAEKTVKNHITSLLAKMGLQRRTQVAAWVAGQRASGWRNA; encoded by the coding sequence ATGCCCAACCCCCCTTCGCCGGAGACAGTCCGCGTCATGATCGTGGACGATCATGAGATCGTCCGCCGAGGCATCGCCGAGATCATCGACCGCGCTGACGGCCTGGACGTCGTGGCCGAGGCGGGATCGCGCGCCGAGGCCACCCGCCGCGCCGAGCTCGTGCGCCCCGACGTCATCCTCGTCGACCTCCAGCTGCCCGACGGCACCGGCATCGAGCTCATGCGCGAGTTGCGCGACTCCGTCCCCGACGCCCTGCCCGTGGTCCTGACCTCCTTCGATGACGACGAGGCCCTGGCCGAGGCCCTCGACGCCGGAGCCCGCGCCTACCTGCTCAAGACCGTGCACGGCGCCGAGATCAGCGACGTCGTACGGGCCGTGGCCGCAGGACGCGTCCTGCTCGATGAGCGCACCGTCACCCGCCGTCGGGCCGACCACGACGACCCCACCGCGGACCTGACCAACGCCGAGCGCAAGGTCCTCGATCTTATCGGTGACGGCCTGTCCAACCGGGAGATCGGCGAGCGCCTGGGCGTGGCCGAGAAGACCGTGAAAAACCACATCACCTCCCTGCTGGCCAAGATGGGCCTGCAGCGGCGCACCCAGGTGGCCGCCTGGGTCGCCGGCCAGCGCGCATCCGGCTGGCGCAACGCCTGA
- a CDS encoding sensor histidine kinase: MTPDRSNRAEEAAPVAFPGLPDDDLLLAVPSSPSPEDPAGVGHLAYAVHADQLASTRSASPGRARPGMDEAAVELIQAALRMTGSLRVPEALRRLVESACQITGAAWGTIAVLNRADAHEAQAGIGATVSAGAPTASVDELAARAGGAGAGTGEEGVSISNDLSGISAFTGAIEDEEPGSLLSAPLRVHGQVYGRLYLCDKPGGFTHEDVEAVLTLAQAAAVAVENARLYREARDREKWISVSQELTTLLLSGAAEDDALTLIARRVRRVARADTAALILPSVGDTWICEIADGEHAQELIGALFPPEGRARSTLDLQTGLLVESLARAWDQDDLQVPQLARFGSALYAPMIHRGRGVGVMLLLRAEGEAPFTDQDLEIAELVAGQATMAFELADAQHAEEMATLLDERARIGRDLHDLAIQQLFATGMQISAAQARLRQGEDIDHEAVCAVLASALEAVDDSVGQIRSIVRSLRDRDEDVSLVERLRREASLARTALGYAPSLLLSVDGRGLAQGERELEDELIAAVEAAVEDDIADDMVAVVREGLSNVARHARASSVTVDVKIEGVLPAGCADSVGLVGGQGPASGDSEPFTGTPVVEIVCRDDGVGVDPRVARRSGTANMAERARRHGGSFVIGPRARSDGERRGTCFTWRVPLDGR; encoded by the coding sequence ATGACGCCAGACCGCAGCAACCGAGCGGAGGAGGCCGCCCCGGTGGCCTTCCCGGGCTTGCCCGACGACGATCTGCTCTTGGCGGTGCCCTCCAGTCCCAGCCCTGAGGATCCGGCGGGGGTGGGGCACCTGGCCTATGCGGTGCACGCCGATCAACTGGCCTCGACCCGCAGCGCCTCTCCGGGACGGGCCCGCCCCGGGATGGATGAGGCGGCTGTTGAGCTCATCCAGGCGGCGTTGCGCATGACGGGGTCGCTGCGCGTGCCCGAGGCCCTGCGCCGCCTGGTGGAGTCGGCCTGCCAGATCACCGGCGCCGCCTGGGGGACGATCGCCGTGCTCAACCGCGCTGACGCCCATGAGGCGCAGGCGGGGATCGGGGCCACGGTGAGTGCCGGGGCGCCCACCGCCAGTGTTGATGAGCTGGCGGCGCGCGCGGGTGGCGCTGGCGCGGGCACCGGAGAGGAGGGCGTGAGCATCAGCAATGACCTGTCGGGGATCTCGGCCTTCACCGGCGCCATTGAGGATGAGGAGCCCGGCAGTCTGCTCAGCGCTCCGCTGCGGGTCCACGGCCAGGTCTACGGGCGCCTCTACCTGTGCGACAAGCCGGGCGGCTTCACCCATGAGGATGTCGAGGCCGTCCTGACCCTGGCGCAGGCGGCTGCGGTGGCGGTGGAGAATGCCCGCCTGTACCGGGAGGCCCGCGATCGCGAGAAGTGGATCTCGGTGTCCCAGGAGCTGACCACCCTGCTGCTGTCGGGGGCGGCGGAGGATGATGCCCTGACCCTCATTGCCCGTCGGGTTCGCCGTGTGGCACGGGCTGACACGGCGGCTCTCATCCTTCCCAGTGTTGGGGACACGTGGATCTGCGAGATCGCCGACGGCGAGCATGCTCAGGAGCTCATCGGCGCCCTGTTCCCGCCGGAGGGGCGCGCCCGCTCGACCCTGGACCTGCAGACGGGCCTGCTGGTGGAATCCCTGGCCCGGGCCTGGGACCAGGATGATCTGCAGGTGCCCCAGCTGGCTCGATTCGGCTCGGCCCTCTACGCCCCGATGATTCACAGGGGCCGCGGAGTGGGGGTCATGCTGCTGCTGCGGGCCGAGGGCGAGGCGCCCTTCACCGATCAGGACCTGGAGATCGCCGAGCTGGTGGCCGGGCAGGCGACGATGGCCTTCGAGCTGGCCGATGCCCAGCATGCCGAGGAGATGGCCACGCTCCTCGATGAGCGCGCCCGCATCGGCCGCGATCTGCACGACCTGGCCATCCAGCAGCTCTTCGCCACGGGGATGCAGATCTCGGCGGCCCAGGCCAGGCTGCGCCAGGGCGAGGACATCGATCATGAGGCGGTCTGCGCGGTGCTGGCCTCAGCCCTGGAGGCGGTGGATGACTCGGTGGGCCAGATCCGCTCCATCGTTCGCTCCCTTCGGGACCGCGATGAGGATGTCAGCCTCGTTGAGCGACTGAGGCGGGAGGCCTCCTTGGCGCGCACCGCGCTGGGCTATGCGCCGTCCTTGCTGCTCAGTGTTGATGGGCGGGGCCTGGCCCAGGGCGAGCGCGAACTGGAGGATGAGCTCATCGCGGCGGTTGAGGCCGCGGTGGAGGACGATATCGCCGATGACATGGTGGCCGTGGTGCGCGAGGGGTTGAGCAATGTGGCCCGGCACGCCCGGGCCTCCTCGGTGACGGTGGATGTCAAGATCGAGGGGGTGCTCCCGGCGGGCTGCGCGGATAGCGTCGGACTGGTGGGCGGTCAGGGCCCGGCCTCGGGCGACTCCGAGCCCTTCACGGGCACCCCTGTGGTGGAGATCGTCTGCCGCGACGACGGCGTGGGGGTGGATCCGCGAGTGGCCCGCCGTTCGGGGACGGCCAATATGGCTGAGCGGGCTCGCCGCCATGGGGGCAGCTTTGTCATTGGCCCCAGGGCTCGCTCCGACGGCGAGAGGCGCGGCACCTGCTTCACCTGGCGGGTCCCACTGGATGGCCGGTAG
- the cydC gene encoding thiol reductant ABC exporter subunit CydC: MSAVLSPGERRSLSRALSLLDLERGRFAASVITGAAGLASAVALAGVAAWLIARASQMPDVVALGVAPVLVRFFGISRSVLRYCERLVSHDTALRGMGTLRARLYEILAGARTDTVAALHRGDVLARVGADVDAVGDLVVRALLPMAVAGTVAVATCLAVGLIYWPAALILAVCLLLAGVVGPLLTIRSARLAELARQRSATDLATASMTILESGAELAVSSRLAPALAGLGRIEEDLAAARDRAARPAAAAAMIDALAMGLAVIGALLVGIPAVSSGALGPVWLAVIVLIPLAAFEATSVMGPASVQLVRSAGAAERIITLVEQAEAGAAEVMTARQERVEQGGDEDDGGLSGDGQARLEARGLAVGWPQGPVVAEGIDLDLSPGRRVAIVGPSGIGKTTLLLTLAGLLEPKGGRLTLDGLRPWAMARREAAGRISLTAEDAHIFDTTVLENLRVARGDVGEEEAAELLRRTGLGDWLEGLPRGLSTVLGTGASMLSGGERRRLLAARALAAPAPLMVMDEPGEHLEPATADRLVGDLLNAGRDEGRGVLLVTHRLSALAAADEVVVMGRPQGAQGAEGTEGIEDAEGSGPARILARGPHAELARSNAAYRWALGQEEQE; this comes from the coding sequence ATGAGCGCCGTGCTCTCCCCCGGCGAGCGCCGGTCCCTGTCCCGGGCGCTGTCCCTGCTCGATCTGGAGCGTGGGCGCTTCGCGGCCTCAGTGATCACGGGAGCCGCGGGACTGGCCTCCGCGGTGGCGCTCGCCGGAGTGGCCGCATGGCTCATCGCCCGGGCCTCCCAGATGCCCGATGTGGTGGCCCTGGGCGTCGCCCCGGTCCTGGTTCGCTTCTTCGGGATCTCCCGCTCCGTTCTGCGCTACTGCGAGCGCCTGGTCTCCCATGACACGGCCCTGCGGGGAATGGGAACGCTGCGCGCGCGCCTCTACGAGATCCTGGCCGGCGCCCGCACCGACACGGTGGCAGCCCTGCACCGCGGGGACGTGCTGGCCCGCGTGGGCGCGGATGTCGATGCCGTGGGCGACCTGGTGGTGCGAGCCCTGCTGCCGATGGCCGTGGCAGGCACCGTGGCGGTGGCCACATGCCTGGCCGTGGGGCTGATCTATTGGCCGGCAGCCCTCATCCTGGCGGTCTGCCTATTGCTGGCGGGTGTGGTGGGGCCCCTGCTGACCATCCGCTCGGCCCGCCTGGCGGAGCTGGCCCGCCAGCGCAGCGCCACGGATCTGGCGACGGCCTCCATGACCATCCTGGAGTCGGGGGCGGAGCTGGCGGTCTCCTCGCGCCTGGCACCGGCCCTGGCCGGCCTGGGGCGCATTGAGGAGGACCTGGCGGCGGCGCGCGACCGCGCGGCTCGTCCTGCTGCCGCGGCCGCCATGATCGATGCCCTGGCCATGGGCCTGGCCGTGATCGGCGCCCTCCTGGTGGGGATCCCGGCGGTCTCCTCGGGTGCGCTGGGTCCGGTGTGGCTGGCGGTCATCGTGCTGATTCCCCTGGCGGCCTTCGAGGCCACCTCGGTCATGGGGCCTGCCAGCGTCCAGCTGGTGCGCTCGGCTGGAGCGGCTGAGCGGATCATCACCCTGGTCGAGCAGGCCGAGGCCGGTGCGGCGGAGGTCATGACGGCGCGGCAGGAGCGGGTCGAGCAGGGCGGCGATGAGGACGATGGGGGGCTGTCCGGTGACGGGCAGGCGCGCCTGGAGGCCCGAGGGCTGGCAGTGGGCTGGCCCCAGGGGCCGGTGGTGGCCGAGGGCATCGACCTCGACCTGTCCCCCGGACGCCGCGTGGCGATCGTGGGGCCTTCGGGAATCGGCAAGACGACGCTGCTGCTCACCCTGGCGGGTCTGCTTGAGCCCAAGGGCGGCCGCCTGACGCTGGACGGCCTCCGACCCTGGGCGATGGCGCGCCGGGAGGCGGCCGGGCGGATCAGCCTCACCGCTGAGGACGCGCACATCTTCGACACCACGGTGCTGGAGAATCTGCGCGTGGCACGCGGCGACGTCGGCGAGGAGGAGGCGGCGGAGCTGCTGAGGCGCACTGGCCTGGGAGACTGGTTGGAGGGCCTGCCCCGGGGCTTGAGCACCGTCTTGGGCACGGGGGCCTCGATGCTCTCGGGTGGGGAGCGCCGTCGGCTCCTGGCGGCTAGGGCCCTGGCGGCCCCGGCACCGCTCATGGTCATGGATGAGCCGGGCGAGCACCTGGAGCCCGCGACGGCGGACCGCCTGGTGGGCGATCTGCTGAATGCGGGCCGCGATGAGGGACGGGGCGTGCTGCTGGTCACCCATCGGCTCAGCGCCCTGGCCGCCGCCGACGAGGTCGTGGTCATGGGCCGCCCCCAGGGCGCCCAGGGCGCTGAGGGCACTGAAGGCATCGAGGATGCTGAGGGCTCTGGGCCGGCGAGGATCCTGGCCCGCGGACCCCATGCCGAGCTGGCCAGGTCCAATGCCGCCTACCGTTGGGCGCTGGGACAGGAGGAGCAGGAGTGA
- the cydD gene encoding thiol reductant ABC exporter subunit CydD → MKPLDPRLLRHARAARRYIVTTTVTGAATAGLVVGQAVLISLALAPVIAGEAGIGQVWPLVALLALVVAARGLVLLIQEALAHRAATRTIIELRRQVLEHAAALGPRWQAEHGPDTATLVTRGLEDLEPYFTRYLPQLLLAATVTPATVLVLFTQDWPSTVAVILTIPLIPIFMILIGRMTVRLSTERLEAMERLGSQVLDLIAGLPTLKALGREEGPARRVRALGRSYRLATMSTLRMAFLSGAVLEFITTLSVAIIAVEVGFRLLFGQLDLTTALLVLMIAPEAYQPIRQVGFHFHASANGVAAAETVFEVLQTPAPRRGSHSAPDLSRATIVITDLSVVSRGSLAPHGLSALIPPGRITALVGPSGAGKTTTTQVLLGLLPADEGGVSVRLPDGERVELEQIDPVSWWAQISWVPQRPAIVPGTLLDNILGESRAGEPDGRRPVPEALEAAARATGLTEVVASLPQGWHTVIGQGGIGLSLGQRQRLALTRALVSPAPLVVMDEPTAHLDAASEAHVLDGVRALSQAGRTVVVIAHRPALIALADEVIEVTAGGAAPDCSAEGDGRDRVDLGAASGGLRRAAPPAEAASRPGPDAAREEDR, encoded by the coding sequence GTGAAGCCCCTCGACCCACGGCTGCTGCGTCATGCCCGCGCGGCGCGCCGGTACATCGTCACCACGACGGTCACCGGCGCCGCCACCGCCGGCCTGGTGGTCGGCCAGGCGGTGCTCATCTCCCTGGCGCTGGCCCCTGTCATCGCGGGCGAGGCGGGCATCGGGCAGGTATGGCCGCTGGTGGCGCTCCTCGCCCTGGTGGTGGCCGCCAGGGGCCTGGTGCTGCTGATCCAGGAGGCCCTGGCGCACCGGGCGGCCACGAGAACCATCATCGAGCTGCGCCGCCAGGTCCTGGAGCATGCCGCCGCCCTGGGGCCGCGCTGGCAGGCCGAGCACGGGCCCGATACGGCCACCCTGGTCACCCGGGGCCTGGAGGACCTGGAGCCCTACTTCACCCGCTACCTGCCCCAGCTGCTGCTGGCGGCCACGGTCACCCCGGCCACGGTACTGGTCCTCTTCACCCAGGACTGGCCCTCGACCGTGGCGGTCATCCTGACCATCCCCCTGATCCCGATCTTCATGATCCTCATCGGCCGTATGACCGTCAGGCTCTCCACGGAGCGGCTGGAGGCCATGGAGCGCCTGGGCAGCCAGGTGCTCGACCTCATCGCCGGACTGCCCACGCTCAAGGCCCTGGGCCGCGAGGAGGGCCCGGCCCGACGAGTGCGCGCCCTGGGGCGCTCCTACCGCCTGGCCACCATGTCCACGCTGCGCATGGCCTTCCTGTCCGGGGCGGTCCTGGAGTTCATCACCACGCTGTCGGTGGCGATCATCGCCGTGGAGGTCGGCTTCAGGCTCCTGTTCGGCCAGCTGGACCTGACCACGGCGCTGCTGGTGCTCATGATCGCCCCCGAGGCCTACCAGCCGATCCGTCAGGTCGGCTTCCACTTCCATGCCTCGGCCAACGGCGTGGCGGCCGCGGAGACGGTGTTCGAGGTCCTTCAGACCCCGGCGCCCCGGCGGGGCAGCCACAGCGCCCCCGACCTGTCCCGGGCCACCATCGTCATCACGGACCTGTCCGTGGTCTCCCGGGGATCCCTGGCCCCCCACGGACTGAGCGCCCTGATCCCCCCGGGGCGCATCACCGCCCTCGTGGGCCCCTCGGGCGCGGGCAAGACGACGACGACCCAGGTCCTGCTGGGGCTTCTGCCCGCCGATGAGGGTGGGGTGAGTGTGCGGCTCCCTGACGGCGAGCGCGTGGAGCTGGAGCAGATCGATCCTGTCAGCTGGTGGGCCCAGATCTCGTGGGTGCCTCAGCGCCCGGCCATCGTCCCGGGCACCCTGCTGGACAACATCCTGGGCGAGAGCCGGGCCGGGGAGCCCGACGGGCGGCGCCCTGTCCCCGAGGCGCTTGAGGCCGCCGCGCGGGCCACCGGCCTGACGGAGGTGGTGGCGAGCCTCCCCCAGGGCTGGCACACCGTGATCGGACAGGGCGGGATCGGGCTCAGCCTGGGTCAGCGCCAGCGCCTGGCCCTGACCCGGGCCCTGGTCTCACCCGCCCCACTGGTGGTCATGGATGAGCCCACCGCGCATCTGGACGCGGCCAGTGAGGCGCATGTCCTCGACGGCGTGCGAGCCCTGTCCCAGGCGGGGCGCACGGTTGTGGTCATCGCGCACCGCCCCGCACTGATCGCACTGGCCGATGAGGTCATCGAGGTCACGGCGGGAGGCGCTGCCCCGGATTGCAGCGCTGAGGGCGATGGCCGGGATCGAGTGGATCTGGGCGCTGCCTCCGGTGGGCTGCGACGCGCTGCCCCGCCTGCTGAGGCTGCCTCCCGCCCCGGCCCGGACGCGGCCCGTGAGGAGGACCGATGA